Part of the Sinorhizobium terangae genome is shown below.
GGACCGGGTCGTGCAGTTCCGCGACGATATCTATCAGCGCGACGGCGCTGCCGAGCTCGCGCTCCAGACGACAACGGGAATCGAACAGTCGGCAGGCGCCATCGACCAGGACGCTTTGCCGCAATAAGCAAACTCCCGTCTTCACAGATAAGGGCCGCGCATCTCAACGAGCGCGGCCTTTTTCTTGGCATGCTCGCTCTGTCGTTCGGCGCGGCGGATGGTGGAAATGGCGCAAACCGCACAGCGGATATTGCTCTCCGCGTGCGAGGAAGCTAAAGAACGACCACCTTTGAGAGGAGCCTCGAGCCGATGCTTGCACAGACCAATGACGCATTCTTCACCCGCTCTCTCGCGGAAAGTGATCCGGAGATCTTCGGTGCGATCGAGAAGGAGCTGGGGCGCCAGCGCCACGAGATCGAGCTGATCGCCTCCGAGAACATCGTTTCGCGGGCCGTGCTCGAAGCCCAAGGCTCGATCATGACGAACAAATATGCCGAGGGCTACCCGGGCAAGCGCTACTACGGCGGCTGCCAGTTCGTCGATATTGCCGAGGAACTGGCGATCGAACGCGCCAAGAAGCTCTTCGGCGTCAACTTTGCCAACGTCCAGCCGAATTCCGGTTCGCAGATGAACCAGGCGGTGTTCCTGGCGCTCCTGCAGCCCGGTGACACCTTCATGGGCCTCGATCTCAACTCCGGTGGTCACCTGACCCACGGCTCGCCGGTGAACATGTCCGGTAAGTGGTTCAACGTCGTTTCCTACGGGGTCCGCGCGGACGATCACCTGCTCGACATGGACGACGTCGCCGAAAAGGCCCGCAAGCACAAGCCGAAGCTCATTATCGCCGGCGGCACCGCCTATTCGCGCATCTGGGACTGGAAGCGCTTCCGCGAAATCGCCGATGAAGTCGGTGCGTGGCTGATGGTCGACATGGCCCATATCGCCGGTCTCGTTGCTGGCGGCCAGCATCCTTCTCCGTTCCCGCATTGCCATGTCGCGACGACGACGACGCACAAGTCGCTGCGCGGTCCGCGC
Proteins encoded:
- the glyA gene encoding serine hydroxymethyltransferase yields the protein MLAQTNDAFFTRSLAESDPEIFGAIEKELGRQRHEIELIASENIVSRAVLEAQGSIMTNKYAEGYPGKRYYGGCQFVDIAEELAIERAKKLFGVNFANVQPNSGSQMNQAVFLALLQPGDTFMGLDLNSGGHLTHGSPVNMSGKWFNVVSYGVRADDHLLDMDDVAEKARKHKPKLIIAGGTAYSRIWDWKRFREIADEVGAWLMVDMAHIAGLVAGGQHPSPFPHCHVATTTTHKSLRGPRGGMVLTNDEEVAKKINSAVFPGLQGGPLMHVIAAKAVALGEALQPSFKEYAAQIVKNARTLAETLKANGLDIVSGGTDNHLMLVDLRKKNATGKRAEAALGRAYITCNKNGIPFDPEKPFVTSGVRLGAPAGTTRGFKEAEFKEIGELIVEVLDGLKVANSDEGNAAVEAGVREKVVKLTDRFPMYSYM